A region from the Thauera humireducens genome encodes:
- the ligA gene encoding protocatechuate 4,5-dioxygenase subunit alpha, translating into MALDKPYLDIPGTIIFDAEQSRKGYWLNQFCMSLMKADNRARFKADERAYLDEWPMTEEQKQAVLARDLNWCMRTGGNIYFLAKIGATDGLSFQQMAGSMTGMTEEEYRDMMIKGGRSPEGNRYLGEDGDAQPQHQPQGAAGKNKGA; encoded by the coding sequence ATGGCTTTGGACAAACCTTACCTGGACATTCCCGGCACGATCATTTTCGATGCCGAGCAGTCGCGCAAGGGCTACTGGCTCAACCAGTTCTGCATGTCGCTGATGAAGGCCGACAACCGCGCCCGCTTCAAGGCGGACGAGCGCGCCTATCTCGACGAATGGCCCATGACCGAGGAGCAGAAGCAGGCCGTGCTGGCGCGCGACCTCAACTGGTGCATGCGCACCGGCGGCAACATCTACTTCCTCGCCAAGATCGGTGCCACCGACGGCCTGAGCTTCCAGCAGATGGCGGGCAGCATGACCGGCATGACCGAAGAGGAATACCGCGACATGATGATCAAGGGCGGCCGTTCGCCCGAGGGCAACCGCTACCTGGGCGAAGACGGTGACGCCCAGCCGCAGCACCAGCCGCAAGGTGCGGCGGGCAAGAACAAGGGAGCCTGA
- a CDS encoding class III extradiol dioxygenase subunit beta has protein sequence MAKISASVYTSHVPAIGAAIDLKKTGEAYWQPLFAGYEYSKEWMKENTPDVIFLVYNDHATAFSLDMIPTFAIGTAAEFIPADEGYGPRPVPKVIGHPELASHIAQSVIQDDFDLTIVNKMEVDHGLTVPLSLMFGEPEAWPCKVIPFAVNVVQYPVPSGRRCFQLGQAIRKAVACFDDDIKVQIWGTGGMSHQLQGARAGLLNREWDNAFLDRLIADPAGLSEVPHIEYVREAGSEGIELVMWLIARGAMSDIQGGPAPTVKHRFYHIPASNTAVGHLILENN, from the coding sequence ATGGCCAAGATTTCCGCATCGGTTTACACCTCGCACGTGCCGGCCATCGGTGCCGCCATCGACCTCAAGAAGACCGGCGAGGCCTACTGGCAGCCGCTGTTCGCCGGCTACGAGTACTCGAAGGAATGGATGAAGGAGAACACGCCCGACGTGATCTTCCTCGTCTACAACGACCACGCCACGGCCTTCAGCCTGGACATGATCCCGACCTTCGCCATCGGCACCGCCGCCGAGTTCATCCCGGCCGACGAAGGCTACGGCCCGCGTCCGGTGCCCAAGGTCATCGGCCATCCGGAGCTCGCCTCGCACATCGCGCAGAGCGTGATCCAGGACGATTTCGACCTCACCATCGTCAACAAGATGGAAGTCGACCACGGCCTCACCGTGCCGCTGTCGCTGATGTTCGGCGAGCCCGAGGCCTGGCCATGCAAGGTCATCCCCTTCGCGGTCAACGTCGTGCAGTATCCGGTGCCGTCGGGCCGCCGCTGCTTCCAGCTCGGCCAGGCCATCCGCAAGGCGGTGGCGTGTTTCGACGACGACATCAAGGTGCAGATCTGGGGCACGGGCGGCATGAGCCACCAGCTTCAGGGCGCGCGTGCCGGCCTGCTCAACCGCGAGTGGGACAATGCCTTCCTGGATCGCCTGATCGCCGACCCGGCGGGGCTGTCCGAAGTGCCGCACATCGAGTACGTTCGCGAGGCCGGCTCCGAAGGCATCGAGCTGGTGATGTGGCTGATCGCACGCGGCGCGATGAGCGACATCCAGGGCGGTCCGGCGCCCACGGTCAAGCACCGCTTCTATCACATTCCCGCGTCCAACACGGCCGTGGGCCACCTGATCCTGGAGAACAACTGA
- a CDS encoding Gfo/Idh/MocA family oxidoreductase: MSKTIKVALAGAGAFGIKHLDGIKNIDGVEVVSLIGRDLEKTREVATQYKVGHVTNDLAETLALPEVDAVILCTPTQMHADQSIQCLKAGKHVQVEIPLADTLKGAEEVARLQKETGLVAMVGHTRRFNPSHQWVHNKVKAGEFNVQQMDVQTYFFRRTNMNALGQPRSWTDHLLWHHAAHTVDLFAYQANSPIVQANAIQGPIHPTLGIAMDMSIQLKAANGAICTLSLSFNNDGPLGTFFRYIGDTGTYIARYDDLFNGKEEKIDVSKVDVSMNGIELQDREFFAAIREGREPNSSVHKVLPCYQVLHQLEQQLNAA, encoded by the coding sequence ATGAGCAAGACGATCAAGGTCGCACTCGCCGGTGCCGGCGCATTCGGCATCAAGCACCTGGACGGCATCAAGAACATCGACGGCGTCGAAGTGGTTTCGCTGATCGGCCGTGACCTGGAAAAGACCCGCGAAGTCGCCACGCAGTACAAGGTCGGCCACGTCACCAATGACCTCGCCGAGACCCTGGCGCTGCCCGAGGTCGATGCGGTGATCCTGTGCACTCCGACGCAGATGCACGCCGACCAGTCGATCCAGTGCCTGAAGGCCGGCAAGCACGTGCAGGTCGAGATCCCGCTCGCCGACACGCTGAAGGGCGCCGAGGAAGTCGCGCGCCTGCAGAAGGAAACCGGCCTGGTCGCCATGGTCGGCCACACGCGCCGCTTCAACCCCAGCCACCAGTGGGTGCACAACAAGGTCAAGGCGGGTGAGTTCAATGTCCAGCAGATGGACGTGCAGACCTATTTCTTCCGCCGCACCAACATGAACGCGCTGGGCCAGCCGCGCAGCTGGACCGACCACCTGCTGTGGCACCATGCGGCCCACACCGTCGATCTGTTCGCCTATCAGGCCAACAGCCCGATCGTGCAGGCCAATGCCATCCAGGGCCCGATCCACCCGACGCTGGGCATCGCGATGGACATGTCCATCCAGCTCAAGGCCGCGAACGGCGCCATCTGCACGCTGTCGCTGTCCTTCAACAATGACGGCCCGCTCGGCACCTTCTTCCGCTACATCGGCGACACCGGCACCTACATCGCCCGCTACGACGACCTGTTCAACGGCAAGGAAGAGAAGATCGACGTCTCCAAGGTCGACGTGTCGATGAACGGCATCGAGCTGCAGGACCGCGAGTTCTTTGCCGCCATCCGCGAAGGCCGCGAGCCGAACTCGAGCGTGCACAAGGTGCTGCCGTGCTACCAGGTGCTGCACCAGCTCGAGCAGCAACTGAACGCCGCCTGA
- a CDS encoding aldo/keto reductase: protein MQQRKLGPFQVGAIGLGCMNLSHAYGVPPSPEVGEAVLLRALELGVTHFDTAALYGFGANETLVGRVLGKHRSRYTLASKCGMTGVDGKRVIDGRPATIKRTCEEALQRLQTDVIDLYYLHRWDKVVPIEDSMGAMADLVREGKIRSIGLSEVSADTLRRAHAVHPVAALQTEYSLWTRNPEIAVLDACRELGVSFVAFSPVARGFLAGALTDPAQVAAFEAKDIRRAMPRFQSAHFAANLRLLDGYLGLAREAGCTPAQLALAWLLAKGTDILPIPGTTSLAHLEENLKAADVALAPDLVARLEALINARTVSGPRYPAATQVEIDTEEFAA from the coding sequence ATGCAACAACGCAAACTCGGTCCCTTCCAGGTCGGCGCCATCGGCCTGGGCTGCATGAACCTGAGCCACGCCTATGGCGTGCCGCCTTCGCCCGAAGTGGGCGAAGCCGTGTTGCTGCGGGCGCTGGAACTGGGCGTGACGCACTTCGACACCGCCGCGCTGTACGGCTTCGGCGCCAACGAGACGCTGGTGGGCCGTGTGCTGGGCAAGCACCGTTCGCGCTACACGCTGGCGAGCAAGTGCGGCATGACCGGCGTGGATGGCAAGCGCGTCATCGACGGCCGTCCCGCGACCATCAAGCGCACCTGCGAAGAGGCGCTGCAGCGCCTGCAGACCGACGTCATCGACCTGTACTACCTGCACCGCTGGGACAAGGTGGTGCCGATCGAGGACAGCATGGGCGCGATGGCCGACCTGGTGCGCGAGGGCAAGATCCGCAGTATCGGCCTGTCCGAGGTGTCGGCCGATACCCTGCGCCGCGCGCATGCGGTGCACCCGGTCGCGGCGCTGCAGACCGAATATTCGCTGTGGACGCGCAACCCCGAGATCGCGGTGCTCGACGCCTGCCGCGAACTGGGCGTCTCCTTTGTCGCCTTCAGTCCGGTGGCGCGCGGTTTCCTCGCCGGCGCGCTGACCGATCCGGCGCAGGTCGCCGCCTTCGAGGCCAAGGACATCCGCCGCGCGATGCCGCGCTTCCAGAGCGCGCATTTCGCTGCCAACCTGCGACTGCTCGACGGCTACCTCGGGCTCGCGCGCGAGGCCGGCTGCACGCCCGCGCAACTGGCGCTGGCCTGGTTGCTGGCCAAGGGTACGGACATCCTGCCGATTCCCGGCACGACCAGCCTCGCGCACCTGGAAGAGAACCTGAAGGCCGCCGACGTCGCGCTGGCGCCCGACCTCGTCGCGCGGCTCGAGGCCCTGATCAACGCCCGGACCGTCTCCGGCCCGCGCTACCCGGCCGCCACGCAGGTCGAGATCGATACCGAAGAATTCGCTGCGTGA
- a CDS encoding AEC family transporter produces MLDILAITTPVFILIGLGFGAVRLGLFSKPDMRVLGTFVIRFALPAMLFQALSQRPFREVMNSGYLLAYALGSLAAMAATVLLARWVFKRSFRDSVVFGMGASLSNSAFIGLPVALQVLGPIATVAMALTMLVENLLMLPLVLILADSAGNRGASILRILRDIALNLLKNPMIIAIAIGFSFALTGIRLPQPLFKAIDMLSLASAAIALFVIGGNLAGSTVKGMGREVALVTGGKLLLHPLAVLLAVFLIPGISAELQAAAVFFACVPMFSIYAILGQKYGLEGLCSAVLVMATVVSFITISAFIWLVKVGGVIPGLG; encoded by the coding sequence GTGCTCGACATCCTCGCCATCACCACCCCGGTCTTCATCCTGATCGGCCTCGGCTTCGGCGCCGTGCGCCTGGGCCTGTTCTCCAAGCCCGACATGCGCGTGCTCGGCACCTTCGTCATCCGCTTCGCGTTGCCGGCGATGCTGTTCCAGGCCCTGTCGCAGCGGCCTTTCCGTGAGGTGATGAACTCCGGTTATCTGCTCGCCTATGCGCTGGGCTCGCTCGCGGCGATGGCGGCGACGGTGCTGCTGGCGCGCTGGGTGTTCAAGCGCAGCTTCCGCGACAGCGTCGTGTTCGGCATGGGGGCGTCGCTGTCGAACAGCGCGTTCATCGGCCTGCCGGTGGCGCTGCAGGTGCTGGGCCCGATCGCCACCGTGGCGATGGCGCTGACCATGCTGGTCGAGAACCTGCTGATGCTGCCGCTGGTGCTGATCCTGGCCGACAGCGCCGGCAACAGGGGCGCGAGCATCCTGCGCATCCTGCGCGACATCGCGCTCAACCTGCTGAAGAACCCGATGATCATCGCGATCGCCATCGGCTTCAGCTTCGCGCTCACCGGCATCCGCCTGCCGCAGCCGCTGTTCAAGGCGATCGACATGCTGTCGCTGGCCTCGGCCGCGATCGCGCTGTTCGTCATCGGCGGCAACCTCGCCGGCAGCACGGTGAAGGGGATGGGGCGCGAGGTCGCCCTTGTGACTGGCGGCAAGCTCCTGCTGCACCCGCTGGCGGTGTTGCTGGCGGTGTTTCTGATCCCGGGCATTTCCGCCGAGCTGCAGGCCGCAGCGGTGTTCTTCGCCTGCGTACCGATGTTCAGCATCTACGCCATCCTCGGCCAGAAGTACGGCCTGGAAGGCCTGTGCTCCGCGGTGCTGGTGATGGCGACCGTGGTCTCCTTCATCACCATCAGCGCGTTCATCTGGCTGGTGAAGGTCGGCGGGGTGATCCCGGGGCTGGGCTGA
- a CDS encoding SDR family NAD(P)-dependent oxidoreductase — protein MSSPTKGKVAIVTGGADGIGWATAQRLAQEVEHVVVADLRADAAQARAAALGERHCGLGADVTGQEDVAALVDTVVDRFGRIDMLVNNAGVPEQVAATVDQQLAAFDRVIGVHLRGTFLMSQAVGRVMLAQGCGSIVNLSSIAGFAGIPQRNAYAAAKAGIVGMTRSMACEWARHGVRVNAVAPGYVRTALVAELEAKGALNARSLLSRTPMGRMARPEEIAEVIAFLASERASFVTGSTLVADGGWLAWGAPEDSLPGL, from the coding sequence ATGAGCTCACCGACGAAGGGCAAGGTGGCGATCGTCACCGGCGGCGCCGACGGCATCGGCTGGGCCACGGCCCAGCGCCTGGCCCAGGAAGTCGAACATGTGGTCGTCGCCGACCTGCGTGCGGATGCGGCGCAGGCACGTGCGGCCGCGCTGGGCGAACGCCACTGTGGCCTGGGTGCCGACGTGACCGGGCAGGAGGATGTCGCGGCGCTGGTCGACACTGTCGTGGACCGCTTCGGCCGCATCGACATGCTGGTGAACAACGCCGGCGTCCCCGAGCAGGTCGCCGCCACGGTCGATCAGCAACTCGCCGCCTTCGACCGGGTGATCGGCGTGCACCTGCGCGGCACCTTCCTGATGTCGCAGGCGGTGGGTCGGGTGATGCTTGCGCAGGGCTGCGGCAGCATCGTCAACCTGTCCTCCATCGCGGGCTTCGCCGGCATTCCCCAGCGCAACGCCTATGCAGCGGCGAAGGCGGGCATCGTCGGCATGACGCGTTCGATGGCCTGCGAATGGGCTCGCCACGGCGTGCGCGTCAACGCCGTCGCGCCGGGCTATGTGCGCACCGCGCTGGTGGCCGAACTGGAAGCGAAGGGTGCGCTGAACGCTCGCAGCCTGCTGTCCCGCACGCCGATGGGCCGGATGGCGCGCCCGGAAGAGATCGCCGAGGTCATCGCCTTCCTCGCCTCCGAGCGTGCCAGCTTCGTCACCGGCAGCACCCTGGTCGCCGACGGCGGCTGGCTCGCCTGGGGCGCGCCCGAGGACAGCCTGCCCGGGCTGTGA
- a CDS encoding NIPSNAP family protein has translation MLPEALPRPLDKPLVDHRIYTIQLRKMNEFIEVFDRLAMPILLETLGHPVGFYTSLVGAQNQFIHLWAYDSMADYEARCRARDTHPDFPKYLAASGHLITAQETRLIRMVDMPSLRRT, from the coding sequence ATGTTGCCTGAGGCCCTGCCCCGCCCGCTCGACAAGCCGCTGGTGGATCACCGCATCTACACCATCCAGCTGCGCAAGATGAACGAGTTCATCGAGGTCTTCGACCGTCTCGCGATGCCGATCCTGCTCGAGACCCTCGGTCACCCGGTCGGTTTCTACACCAGCCTCGTCGGCGCACAGAACCAGTTCATCCATCTGTGGGCCTACGACAGCATGGCGGACTACGAGGCGCGTTGCCGGGCGCGCGACACGCACCCCGACTTCCCGAAGTACCTTGCTGCCTCCGGCCACCTGATCACCGCCCAGGAAACGCGGCTGATCCGCATGGTCGACATGCCCAGCCTGCGGAGGACCTGA
- a CDS encoding FAD-dependent oxidoreductase — protein MNHPVPPSRISCDLLVVGSGAGGLSTAITAKKHGLDVVVIEKEDVFGGTTAFSGGVLWIPGNPHAKKAGIPDSREAAVEYMKNETGAFYDAVAAEAFLDAGPEMVEFFERETAVKFVPTLYPDYHPTVPGGVDIGRSILAAPFDIRVLGEHMGRLRPPLETITFIGMMFNSSNADLKHFFNATKSLKSFTYVARRLATHVKELALYRRGINVTSGNALAARLAKSCLDLGIPIYTRTGAKELALHDGRIVGALADGPDGNTVHITARRGVVLACGGFSHDVARIRKAYPHLQRGGEHLSPVPAGNTGDGARMAEQVGGVVEIRYPNASAWMPVSRVPLGKGRFGVFPHLLDRYKPGIIGVTRKGKRFCNESESYHDVGAAMIEACKDEKETAMWLVCDQATLSKYGLGYVKPAPMPVGKFLRNGYLIKGDTLAELARNAGIDAEGLEKTVAAYNQGAAGGHDLQFGRGTTAFNRYLADPENKPNPCVAPVGKGPYYAVKVVMGDLGTFDGIRTSVVGEVLDDTGAPIPGLFSVGNDRASVMGGNYPGAGITLGPIMTFGYITGRHIAGALETVQIPAMQIERKEMVHVA, from the coding sequence ATGAACCACCCCGTTCCCCCGAGCCGGATCAGCTGCGATCTGCTCGTCGTCGGCTCCGGCGCCGGCGGCCTGTCCACTGCCATCACCGCGAAGAAGCACGGCCTCGATGTGGTCGTGATCGAGAAGGAAGACGTCTTCGGCGGCACCACCGCCTTCTCCGGTGGCGTGCTCTGGATTCCCGGCAACCCGCATGCGAAGAAGGCCGGCATCCCGGATAGCCGCGAGGCCGCCGTCGAATACATGAAGAACGAGACCGGCGCCTTCTACGACGCCGTCGCGGCCGAGGCCTTTCTCGACGCCGGCCCGGAGATGGTCGAGTTCTTCGAGCGCGAGACCGCGGTGAAATTCGTCCCCACCCTCTATCCCGACTACCACCCCACCGTGCCGGGCGGGGTCGACATCGGCCGCTCGATCCTCGCCGCGCCCTTCGACATTCGCGTGCTGGGCGAGCACATGGGTCGCCTGCGTCCGCCGCTGGAAACGATCACCTTCATCGGCATGATGTTCAATTCGTCCAATGCCGACCTGAAGCACTTCTTCAACGCCACCAAGTCGCTGAAATCCTTCACCTACGTCGCCCGGCGACTGGCCACCCACGTCAAGGAACTGGCGCTGTACCGACGCGGCATCAACGTCACCAGCGGCAATGCGCTGGCCGCGCGGCTGGCCAAGTCCTGCCTCGACCTGGGCATTCCCATCTACACGCGCACCGGCGCCAAGGAGCTGGCGCTGCACGACGGCCGCATCGTGGGCGCCCTGGCCGACGGTCCGGACGGCAATACCGTGCACATCACCGCCAGGCGCGGCGTGGTGCTGGCCTGCGGCGGTTTCTCACACGATGTCGCACGCATCAGGAAGGCCTATCCGCACCTGCAGCGCGGCGGCGAACACCTGTCGCCCGTGCCGGCCGGCAACACCGGTGACGGCGCGCGCATGGCCGAGCAGGTCGGCGGCGTGGTCGAGATCCGCTACCCCAACGCCTCGGCCTGGATGCCGGTGTCGCGGGTGCCGCTGGGCAAGGGCCGCTTCGGCGTCTTTCCCCACCTGCTCGACCGCTACAAGCCGGGCATCATCGGTGTGACGCGCAAGGGCAAGCGCTTCTGCAACGAGTCCGAGTCCTACCACGACGTCGGCGCCGCCATGATCGAGGCCTGCAAGGACGAGAAGGAAACCGCGATGTGGCTGGTGTGCGATCAGGCCACGCTGAGCAAGTATGGCCTGGGCTATGTCAAGCCCGCGCCGATGCCGGTCGGCAAGTTCCTCCGCAACGGCTACCTGATCAAGGGCGACACGCTGGCCGAACTGGCACGCAACGCCGGCATCGATGCCGAGGGCCTGGAAAAGACCGTCGCCGCCTACAACCAGGGCGCGGCCGGCGGCCACGACCTGCAGTTCGGCCGCGGCACCACCGCCTTCAACCGCTACCTGGCCGACCCGGAAAACAAGCCCAACCCCTGCGTCGCACCGGTCGGCAAGGGGCCGTACTACGCGGTCAAGGTGGTGATGGGCGATCTCGGCACCTTCGACGGCATCCGCACCAGCGTGGTCGGCGAAGTGCTGGACGACACCGGCGCCCCCATCCCCGGCCTGTTCTCGGTGGGCAACGACCGCGCCAGCGTGATGGGCGGCAACTACCCCGGCGCCGGCATCACGCTCGGGCCGATCATGACCTTCGGCTACATCACGGGCCGTCACATCGCCGGTGCGCTGGAAACGGTGCAGATCCCCGCCATGCAGATCGAGCGCAAGGAGATGGTCCATGTTGCCTGA
- a CDS encoding SDR family NAD(P)-dependent oxidoreductase: MIDNWLGLEGKVCVVTGAASGIGAAIAETLAAAGARVVLLDLNAEGVSRLSAQLNAAGATTLGLALDTADEAAVQAAAQRVQGELGPCQALINNAGLLRAAPLADVSLADWNQVLAVNLTGYLLCARSFAAHMRERGGGSIVNVASISALNPQTNSGAYSASKAGVLLMSRQMAAEWGPQGIRSNAVCPGMIRTALSAKFYEEPGFEQKRAAVTASRRIGEPVDIANVAAFLASDRAAYVNGAEILVDGGMDCMLMDLVPRPGYNQTGKAA, from the coding sequence ATGATCGACAACTGGCTCGGCCTCGAAGGCAAGGTCTGCGTCGTGACCGGCGCGGCCAGCGGCATCGGCGCCGCCATCGCCGAGACCCTTGCCGCTGCAGGCGCACGCGTCGTCCTGCTCGACCTCAATGCCGAAGGCGTGTCGCGCCTGTCGGCGCAACTCAACGCTGCCGGTGCCACGACCCTCGGCCTCGCCCTCGACACCGCGGACGAAGCGGCGGTGCAGGCTGCCGCTCAGCGCGTGCAAGGCGAACTGGGCCCCTGCCAGGCGCTGATCAACAATGCCGGCCTGCTGCGCGCCGCGCCGCTGGCCGACGTCAGCCTCGCCGACTGGAACCAGGTGCTGGCCGTGAACCTGACGGGCTATCTGCTGTGCGCGCGCAGTTTCGCCGCGCACATGCGCGAACGCGGCGGCGGCAGCATCGTCAACGTCGCCTCGATCTCGGCGCTCAATCCGCAGACCAATAGCGGCGCCTACAGCGCGAGCAAGGCCGGCGTGCTGCTGATGTCGCGCCAGATGGCGGCCGAATGGGGCCCGCAGGGCATCCGCAGCAATGCGGTATGCCCCGGCATGATCCGTACCGCACTGTCGGCGAAGTTCTACGAGGAACCGGGCTTCGAGCAGAAGCGCGCGGCCGTCACTGCCAGCCGCCGCATCGGCGAGCCGGTCGATATCGCCAACGTCGCCGCCTTCCTCGCCAGCGATCGTGCCGCATACGTCAATGGCGCCGAGATCCTGGTCGATGGCGGCATGGACTGCATGCTGATGGATCTGGTGCCGCGCCCCGGCTACAACCAGACCGGCAAGGCAGCCTGA
- a CDS encoding helix-turn-helix domain-containing protein, translating into MKTLPNYDLYGTEAKPAWLDSFSFEWIPERSAPNNWEIDAHTHDAMMQLLYVCRGSGEALIDGTKWAIEPPCLIVIPAHVVHGFHFSPEMDGPVVTAPQRPLEALAAVGRPELLSVLRTPAVIPVAEEARHADALMPLFLALEQESRAYAPGQIAAGSALLLALFVQIARIGENREAGAGVERSRRAARIERFRAMVDRHFSEHLPVEHYAAALGVSAGQLARLCRESLGMSPLDVINARLMHEAQRELVYSTLAVKQIAGFLGFEDEAYFGRFFKKHAGRTPTAFRELARRQLADER; encoded by the coding sequence GTGAAGACCCTCCCAAATTACGATCTGTATGGCACGGAGGCCAAGCCCGCGTGGCTGGATTCCTTCAGTTTCGAGTGGATTCCCGAGCGTTCCGCGCCCAATAACTGGGAAATCGACGCTCACACCCACGACGCGATGATGCAGCTGCTGTATGTCTGCAGGGGGAGCGGTGAGGCGCTGATCGACGGGACGAAATGGGCAATCGAGCCCCCGTGCCTGATCGTGATCCCGGCGCACGTGGTGCATGGCTTTCATTTCTCGCCCGAGATGGACGGGCCTGTGGTGACGGCGCCGCAGCGGCCGCTCGAGGCGCTTGCCGCCGTCGGGCGGCCGGAACTGTTGTCGGTGCTGCGCACGCCGGCGGTGATCCCGGTGGCGGAGGAGGCGCGCCATGCGGATGCGCTGATGCCGCTTTTCCTTGCGCTGGAGCAGGAGTCGCGCGCCTATGCGCCGGGGCAGATCGCCGCAGGCAGCGCACTGCTGTTGGCGCTGTTCGTGCAGATTGCGCGCATCGGCGAGAACCGCGAGGCGGGCGCCGGCGTTGAGCGCTCACGCCGCGCGGCGCGTATCGAGCGCTTCCGTGCGATGGTCGACCGCCACTTTTCCGAGCATCTGCCGGTCGAGCACTATGCGGCGGCACTGGGGGTGTCGGCGGGGCAGCTCGCACGCCTGTGTCGCGAATCGCTCGGCATGTCGCCGCTGGATGTCATCAACGCGCGCCTGATGCACGAGGCACAGCGCGAACTGGTGTATTCGACCCTCGCCGTCAAGCAGATCGCCGGCTTTCTCGGCTTCGAGGACGAGGCTTACTTCGGTCGCTTCTTCAAGAAGCACGCCGGCCGTACGCCTACGGCATTCCGCGAGCTGGCCCGACGGCAGCTGGCCGACGAGCGCTGA
- a CDS encoding methyl-accepting chemotaxis protein yields the protein MKSTHTSARSGSLSVRNLLYIAIAFQIVLAVALGLLGLRGMYSTLNGLNEVYNDRVIPLRDLKVISDEYAVAIVDATQKVRDGTIQADTAAATMARARSLIDDKWKAYTASTHLSEAERALIAKAEPAMEKGNALVDLMVERLKLNALFEIHGIAEQTLYPTLDPITEVLRQLIETQLEQARSDYEAEQANFHDALTLMILMIVAAATLSGIGGVIFARNFMMRPLDDARRFANDIASGNLGSRIEVQRDDEIGSLTAALQTMQLELRNMVQLIQNNAEQIASASENLASSTGTISAATVQQSSAAESIAAAIDQMSGSIGQVSNFTAEAKDIATDSGAASRTGAEVIRRVVGDIERIADSVNQASAAVRDLGQHSQAIASVVTVIKEVADQTNLLALNAAIEAARAGEQGRGFAVVADEVRKLAERTAASTQDIARIVGQITAGTDSAVKAMDTQVRSVEASVALAGEAGEAIARINAASEKVVETVSDVSSALQEQSQTSSDIARGIAEIADMSGRNSTSARDVDKATRQLAVLSAQLRETVRRFRLQG from the coding sequence ATGAAGAGCACGCATACGTCCGCCCGCAGCGGCAGCCTTTCCGTACGCAATCTGCTGTACATCGCCATCGCCTTCCAGATCGTGCTGGCGGTTGCGCTCGGCTTGCTCGGCCTGCGCGGCATGTACTCGACGCTGAACGGACTCAACGAGGTCTACAACGACCGCGTGATCCCCCTGCGCGACCTCAAGGTCATCTCCGACGAATACGCGGTGGCCATCGTCGACGCGACGCAGAAGGTGCGCGACGGCACCATCCAGGCCGACACGGCCGCCGCGACGATGGCCCGGGCGCGCAGCCTGATCGACGACAAATGGAAGGCCTATACCGCCAGTACCCATCTGTCGGAGGCGGAGCGCGCCCTGATCGCCAAGGCCGAGCCCGCGATGGAAAAGGGCAACGCCCTGGTCGACCTGATGGTCGAGCGCCTGAAGCTCAACGCCTTGTTCGAGATCCACGGCATCGCCGAACAGACCCTCTATCCGACGCTGGACCCGATCACCGAGGTCCTGCGCCAGCTGATCGAAACCCAGCTGGAGCAGGCGCGCAGCGACTACGAGGCCGAGCAGGCGAACTTCCACGATGCGCTCACGCTGATGATCCTGATGATCGTCGCCGCCGCGACGCTGTCGGGCATCGGCGGCGTGATCTTCGCGCGCAACTTCATGATGCGTCCGCTGGACGACGCCCGCCGCTTCGCCAACGACATTGCCTCCGGCAACCTCGGCAGCCGCATCGAGGTGCAGCGCGACGACGAGATCGGCAGCCTCACCGCAGCCCTGCAGACGATGCAGTTGGAACTGCGCAACATGGTGCAGCTGATCCAGAACAACGCCGAACAGATCGCCTCGGCAAGCGAGAACCTGGCCAGCAGCACCGGTACGATCTCGGCCGCGACCGTCCAGCAGTCCAGCGCCGCCGAGTCGATCGCCGCCGCGATCGACCAGATGAGCGGCTCGATCGGCCAGGTCTCGAACTTCACCGCCGAGGCCAAGGACATCGCAACCGACTCGGGCGCGGCGTCGCGCACCGGGGCCGAGGTGATCCGTCGCGTGGTCGGCGACATCGAGCGCATCGCCGACTCGGTGAACCAGGCGTCTGCTGCCGTGCGTGATCTCGGCCAGCACAGCCAGGCCATCGCCTCGGTGGTCACCGTGATCAAGGAAGTGGCAGACCAGACCAACCTGCTCGCGCTCAACGCCGCGATCGAAGCCGCTCGCGCCGGGGAACAGGGGCGCGGTTTCGCCGTCGTCGCCGACGAGGTGCGCAAGCTCGCAGAGCGCACGGCCGCATCGACCCAGGACATCGCCCGCATCGTCGGCCAGATCACCGCGGGCACCGACTCGGCGGTGAAAGCGATGGACACCCAGGTGCGCAGCGTGGAAGCGAGCGTCGCGCTGGCGGGCGAAGCCGGCGAGGCCATCGCCCGCATCAACGCCGCATCGGAAAAGGTGGTGGAGACTGTCAGCGACGTCTCCAGCGCTCTCCAGGAACAGTCGCAGACCAGCAGCGACATCGCCCGCGGCATCGCCGAGATCGCGGACATGAGCGGCCGCAACAGCACCTCGGCACGCGACGTGGACAAGGCCACGCGCCAACTCGCCGTGCTCTCGGCGCAACTGCGCGAAACCGTACGCCGCTTCCGCCTGCAGGGCTGA